One genomic region from Streptomyces sp. Li-HN-5-11 encodes:
- a CDS encoding S-(hydroxymethyl)mycothiol dehydrogenase, giving the protein MSQQVRGVVARAKGAAVGIETIVIPDPGPGEAVVKVQACGVCHTDLHYREGGINDEFPFLLGHEAAGVVESVGEGVTEVAPGDFVVLNWRAVCGQCRACLRGRPWHCFDTHNARQTMTLADGTELSPALGIGAFAEKTLVAAGQCTKVPGASPAAAGLLGCGVMAGLGAAINTGAVGRGDSVAVIGCGGVGGAAIAGSRLAGAAKIIAVDVEDRKLDTALRLGATHTVNSRQREPIEAIRELTGGHGADVVVDAVGRPETYRQAFYARDLAGTVVLVGVPTPEMTLDLPLLDVFGRGGALKSSWYGDCLPSRDFPVLIDLYLQGRLDLDAFVTETIALDGVEDAFARMHKGEVLRSVVLL; this is encoded by the coding sequence ATGTCCCAGCAAGTACGAGGTGTTGTCGCACGGGCAAAGGGTGCGGCGGTCGGCATCGAGACGATCGTGATCCCGGACCCCGGTCCGGGTGAGGCGGTGGTGAAGGTACAGGCATGCGGGGTGTGCCACACCGATCTGCACTACCGCGAGGGCGGCATCAACGACGAGTTCCCCTTCCTGCTCGGCCACGAGGCCGCGGGCGTGGTGGAGTCGGTGGGAGAGGGCGTGACCGAAGTGGCCCCCGGCGACTTCGTCGTCCTCAACTGGCGTGCCGTGTGCGGCCAGTGCCGGGCGTGTCTGCGGGGACGCCCCTGGCACTGCTTCGACACCCACAACGCGCGGCAGACGATGACCCTGGCAGACGGCACCGAACTCTCCCCTGCCCTGGGCATCGGCGCCTTCGCCGAGAAGACCCTCGTCGCCGCCGGGCAGTGCACCAAGGTCCCGGGCGCGTCGCCCGCGGCCGCAGGTCTGCTGGGGTGTGGCGTGATGGCGGGGCTCGGTGCGGCGATCAACACCGGTGCGGTGGGCCGCGGTGACTCCGTGGCCGTGATCGGCTGCGGAGGCGTCGGCGGCGCGGCCATCGCCGGTTCACGACTGGCCGGAGCGGCGAAGATCATCGCCGTCGACGTCGAGGACCGCAAGCTGGACACCGCCCTGCGCCTGGGCGCCACCCACACCGTCAACTCCCGCCAGCGGGAACCCATTGAGGCGATCCGCGAACTCACCGGCGGACACGGCGCGGATGTGGTCGTGGACGCTGTCGGCCGCCCGGAGACGTATCGGCAGGCCTTCTACGCACGGGACCTGGCGGGCACGGTCGTCCTGGTCGGTGTACCGACACCGGAGATGACGCTGGACCTGCCCCTCCTGGACGTCTTCGGCCGCGGCGGGGCACTGAAGTCGAGCTGGTACGGCGACTGCCTTCCCTCCCGCGACTTCCCCGTCCTCATCGACCTCTACCTTCAGGGCCGACTCGACCTGGACGCGTTCGTCACCGAGACGATCGCTCTCGACGGAGTCGAGGACGCCTTCGCCCGCATGCACAAGGGCGAGGTGCTGCGCTCGGTGGTGCTCCTCTGA
- a CDS encoding MBL fold metallo-hydrolase yields the protein MAARIERLVTSGTFSLDGRTWEVDNNVWVVGDEHEVIVIDAAHDAQAIATVVGGRRVGAIVCTHGHDDHIDAAPALADLTGAPVLLHLDDRLLWKHTHPDRDPDGYLSDMRRLTIADTELTVLHTPGHTPGAISLHAPDLATVFTGDTLFAGGPGATGRSYSHFPTIIRSIRDRLLTLAPDTVVHTGHGDSTTVGTEAPHLDEWISRGY from the coding sequence ATGGCCGCCCGCATCGAGCGCCTGGTCACCTCCGGCACCTTCAGTCTCGACGGCAGGACCTGGGAGGTCGACAACAACGTCTGGGTCGTGGGTGACGAGCACGAGGTGATCGTCATCGACGCGGCACACGACGCCCAGGCGATCGCCACCGTGGTGGGCGGACGGCGGGTGGGGGCCATTGTGTGCACCCACGGTCACGACGACCACATCGACGCCGCACCCGCACTCGCCGACCTGACCGGCGCGCCCGTTCTGCTCCACCTCGACGACCGCCTGCTGTGGAAGCACACCCACCCCGACCGGGACCCGGACGGCTACCTCTCCGACATGCGCCGGCTCACCATCGCCGACACGGAGTTGACCGTGCTGCACACCCCCGGTCACACCCCCGGAGCGATCTCGCTGCACGCCCCGGACCTGGCCACCGTGTTCACCGGTGACACCCTGTTCGCGGGCGGTCCGGGCGCCACCGGCCGGTCGTACTCCCATTTCCCCACCATCATCCGCTCCATCCGCGACCGTTTGCTCACCCTGGCGCCGGACACGGTGGTCCACACCGGGCACGGCGATTCCACGACGGTCGGCACCGAGGCGCCGCACCTCGACGAATGGATCTCACGGGGGTACTGA
- a CDS encoding MarR family transcriptional regulator encodes MIDLERLHQDLVRLETELWNTLDARLRVENGLPLTWFMVMRYLAQRPGLRIQDIAHEFAITAGGTSKVIDRIEAAGYCRRRPHPNDRRSAVVELTPDGLNVVSRAAEGFEAELRRQVGSAASEQSLTQFAATLSALRSALSSPAGRRQTSDEPEA; translated from the coding sequence TTGATTGACCTCGAGCGGCTGCACCAGGACCTGGTGCGGCTGGAGACGGAGCTGTGGAACACCCTCGATGCCCGGTTGCGCGTGGAGAATGGTCTGCCCCTCACCTGGTTCATGGTCATGCGATACCTGGCTCAGCGCCCCGGGCTCCGGATCCAGGACATCGCACACGAATTCGCGATCACCGCCGGCGGCACCAGCAAGGTGATCGACCGCATCGAGGCGGCCGGGTACTGCCGACGCCGCCCCCACCCGAACGACCGTCGCTCCGCGGTCGTCGAACTCACGCCTGACGGACTGAACGTGGTGAGCAGGGCCGCCGAGGGCTTCGAGGCCGAGCTGCGAAGGCAGGTCGGTTCGGCGGCCTCCGAGCAGTCCCTGACGCAGTTCGCCGCGACACTGAGCGCGTTGCGGTCGGCCCTCTCCTCTCCTGCCGGCCGCCGGCAGACGTCCGACGAGCCGGAGGCTTGA
- a CDS encoding radical SAM protein — MEPVEIEAKTLIQRSKIPSIDYVINPYTGCVLGCAYCYASFAGRQFGQPVKEWGNYLYVKKNAVELARKELAKMPEHKRRGTILLSSVTDPYQGHETRYRLTRGILRELDAVAYPGTVRILTKSPVVTRDIDLLTSLPRAEVGMTVTTTDDKVSRWLEVRAPLASRRLRTLAELREAQVPVFAFVGPLLPHFATRPELLDHLFGQLVEAGVREVYMEHINLKRYIRERMDDVLAGEPEEVREAYVQARTKDHRERLDAIVAPLLDKHGLRLRFDEVVYHDDFTDPRPDIYGPPTKPSA, encoded by the coding sequence ATGGAGCCGGTCGAGATCGAGGCGAAGACGCTGATCCAGCGGTCGAAGATCCCGTCGATCGACTACGTCATCAACCCCTACACGGGCTGCGTGCTCGGCTGCGCCTACTGCTACGCCAGCTTCGCCGGACGGCAGTTCGGGCAGCCGGTCAAGGAGTGGGGCAACTACCTGTACGTCAAGAAGAACGCGGTCGAACTCGCCCGCAAGGAGCTGGCGAAGATGCCCGAGCACAAACGTCGGGGCACGATCCTGCTCAGCTCGGTCACCGACCCCTACCAGGGACACGAGACGCGGTACCGTCTCACCCGCGGCATCCTGCGCGAGCTGGACGCCGTCGCCTACCCGGGCACCGTCCGGATCCTGACCAAGTCACCCGTCGTCACCCGCGACATCGACCTGCTCACCAGCCTGCCCCGGGCCGAGGTCGGCATGACGGTGACCACCACCGACGACAAGGTCAGCCGCTGGCTGGAGGTCCGCGCCCCGCTCGCCTCCCGCCGGCTGCGCACCCTCGCCGAACTCCGCGAGGCCCAGGTGCCCGTCTTCGCCTTCGTCGGCCCGCTCCTGCCCCACTTTGCCACCCGGCCCGAACTGCTGGACCACCTGTTCGGCCAGCTCGTCGAAGCGGGCGTACGCGAGGTGTACATGGAGCACATCAACCTCAAGCGCTACATCCGCGAGCGCATGGACGACGTCCTGGCCGGCGAGCCGGAAGAGGTACGGGAGGCGTACGTCCAGGCCCGGACCAAGGACCACCGCGAGCGACTGGACGCCATCGTGGCACCGCTGCTCGACAAGCACGGACTGCGGCTGCGCTTCGACGAGGTCGTCTACCACGACGACTTCACCGATCCCAGGCCGGACATCTACGGACCGCCGACCAAGCCCTCCGCGTAG
- a CDS encoding VOC family protein produces MPGPAFNSVAWFEIGTDQPEEVKQFYGRLFDWNFQLNTNTPGVNYHAVVTPGTLQPTGGVWESEGKFPDYAIFYVLVQDVAATVERAEELGGKVLMAPITDAAGLTFARLEDSAGHHFGVFSAPAP; encoded by the coding sequence ATGCCCGGTCCTGCCTTCAACTCCGTGGCCTGGTTCGAGATCGGGACCGACCAGCCGGAAGAGGTCAAGCAGTTCTACGGCCGGCTCTTCGACTGGAACTTCCAGCTCAACACCAACACACCCGGCGTGAACTACCACGCCGTCGTCACGCCGGGCACCCTGCAGCCCACCGGTGGCGTGTGGGAGTCGGAGGGGAAGTTCCCCGACTACGCCATCTTCTACGTCCTCGTCCAGGACGTCGCCGCGACCGTCGAGCGCGCCGAGGAACTGGGCGGCAAGGTGCTCATGGCGCCGATCACCGACGCCGCGGGCCTCACCTTCGCCCGCCTGGAGGACAGCGCGGGCCACCACTTCGGCGTGTTCTCCGCACCCGCCCCGTGA
- a CDS encoding MBL fold metallo-hydrolase: MSSASSEKVPVRVYGGPTTLIEYGGLRFVTDPTFDAPGEYPMPFPGDHKLVKTDPAAITAADLGRVDAVLLSHDEHDDNLDHAGRAFLAEVPVVFTTVSGADRLGGNAHGLAFWQTDELKRPDGGTVTITGLPARHGPEGCEPITGDVVGFMLTSDDLPSVYVSGDNANLEHVKEIAEKFAPVDTAVLFLGGARMDFAFDNALLTLDSALGAEAAKILGARRVVPAHYDSWAHFQEGRKEIEAAFSEAGLADRLDFAR; this comes from the coding sequence ATGTCCAGCGCCAGCAGCGAGAAGGTCCCCGTCCGCGTCTACGGCGGCCCCACCACCTTGATCGAGTACGGCGGTCTCAGGTTCGTCACCGACCCGACCTTCGACGCGCCGGGCGAGTACCCCATGCCCTTTCCCGGCGACCACAAGCTCGTCAAGACCGACCCTGCGGCCATCACCGCCGCCGACCTCGGCCGCGTCGACGCTGTCCTGCTCTCCCACGACGAGCACGACGACAACCTCGACCACGCCGGCCGCGCCTTCCTGGCCGAGGTGCCGGTCGTCTTCACCACCGTCAGCGGCGCCGACCGCCTGGGCGGCAACGCCCACGGCCTCGCCTTCTGGCAGACCGACGAACTCAAGCGCCCCGACGGCGGCACCGTGACCATCACCGGCCTGCCCGCCCGGCACGGCCCCGAGGGTTGCGAGCCGATCACCGGTGACGTCGTCGGCTTCATGCTCACCTCCGACGACCTGCCTTCGGTCTACGTCAGCGGCGACAACGCCAACCTGGAGCACGTCAAGGAGATCGCCGAGAAGTTCGCCCCGGTGGACACCGCGGTCCTCTTCCTCGGCGGCGCCCGCATGGACTTCGCCTTCGACAACGCCCTGCTCACCCTCGACAGCGCCCTGGGCGCCGAAGCCGCGAAGATCCTCGGCGCACGCCGGGTCGTCCCCGCGCACTACGACAGCTGGGCCCACTTCCAGGAGGGCCGCAAGGAGATCGAGGCCGCGTTCTCGGAGGCCGGCCTGGCCGACCGCCTCGACTTCGCCCGATAA
- a CDS encoding PPOX class F420-dependent oxidoreductase, producing the protein MHRMTDQQWRAFVSQGTRTGKLSTVRSDGSPHVTPVWFLLDGDDVVFNTEKDGVKGRNLTRDGRFALCVDQDRPPYAFVLLQGRTEISEDPDETLRWAGRLGARYMGEDRAEEYAARNGGPGNLLVRARIERVIAFAGIAD; encoded by the coding sequence ATGCACAGGATGACCGACCAGCAGTGGCGCGCCTTCGTCTCCCAGGGCACCCGCACCGGCAAGCTGTCGACCGTCCGGTCGGACGGCAGCCCGCACGTCACACCGGTGTGGTTCCTGCTCGACGGAGACGACGTGGTGTTCAACACCGAGAAGGACGGGGTCAAGGGCCGCAACCTCACCCGGGACGGACGGTTCGCCCTCTGCGTGGACCAGGACCGGCCCCCCTACGCCTTCGTCCTGCTCCAGGGCCGCACCGAGATCTCCGAGGACCCCGACGAGACGCTGCGGTGGGCCGGGCGCCTCGGCGCCCGTTACATGGGCGAGGACCGCGCCGAAGAGTACGCCGCCCGCAACGGCGGCCCGGGAAACCTCCTCGTCCGGGCCCGCATCGAGAGGGTCATCGCTTTCGCCGGCATCGCCGACTGA
- a CDS encoding MarR family transcriptional regulator produces MYQDLVRFEIELWNAVDARLRAECDLQLTWFEVMRLLAQRSQCRVQDMADEFGITVGGTSKVVDRIEAAGYCRRRANPNDRRSSLVELTPAGRRLVDRATDVFEAELQTRIGSVVPEQDLETFAATLSALREAGRAVRARQESA; encoded by the coding sequence GTGTACCAGGACCTGGTCCGGTTCGAGATCGAGCTGTGGAACGCCGTCGATGCACGGCTGCGTGCCGAATGCGACCTCCAGCTCACCTGGTTCGAGGTGATGCGGTTGCTCGCGCAGCGCTCGCAGTGCCGCGTCCAGGACATGGCGGACGAGTTCGGCATCACGGTCGGCGGCACCAGCAAGGTGGTCGACCGCATCGAGGCCGCCGGTTACTGCCGGCGGCGCGCCAATCCGAACGACCGGCGTTCGTCGCTCGTCGAACTCACGCCCGCAGGGCGTCGCTTGGTGGACAGGGCAACGGACGTCTTCGAGGCCGAGCTTCAGACACGGATCGGTTCCGTGGTCCCTGAGCAGGATCTGGAAACGTTCGCGGCCACGCTGAGCGCGCTCCGGGAGGCCGGGCGTGCGGTGCGTGCACGTCAGGAGTCGGCGTAG
- a CDS encoding winged helix-turn-helix transcriptional regulator yields MDHVGHGASSAQGVSVTSTALMGCAQKCPNPCLPECGVARFLTLLNGPWATLIVRDLLKGPHHFTELRDALPGISPHTLTGGAPTVRRQSRSDLRTGQGTCRSWR; encoded by the coding sequence ATGGATCACGTAGGCCATGGCGCTAGTAGTGCACAGGGTGTATCAGTTACATCAACTGCACTAATGGGCTGCGCGCAAAAGTGCCCCAATCCCTGTCTTCCCGAGTGCGGTGTCGCCCGGTTCCTCACCCTCCTCAACGGCCCCTGGGCCACCCTCATCGTGCGCGATCTGCTGAAGGGGCCCCACCACTTCACCGAACTGCGCGACGCCCTGCCCGGCATCAGCCCCCACACCCTGACCGGTGGTGCACCAACTGTGCGACGGCAGTCGCGATCAGATCTTCGAACTGGTCAGGGTACGTGTAGATCTTGGCGTTGA